Proteins co-encoded in one Polynucleobacter sp. MWH-UH19D genomic window:
- a CDS encoding Smr/MutS family protein translates to MTQIAECSECGNTRGLFGECPHCGSSIPPLLAVDVVEFNIKQGNPSVEDAMDILADKIRDLQELGMKSIILIHGYGSSGEGGRIKRAIHEALESNHHADRVEEYFFGENVPYGSAAFHDLMKKRPGLKRYIRHFKTSNAGITVLLLGSKYRNA, encoded by the coding sequence GTGACTCAGATTGCCGAGTGTTCTGAGTGTGGAAATACTCGAGGTCTATTTGGTGAGTGTCCTCACTGCGGATCATCTATACCTCCACTTCTTGCTGTAGATGTAGTTGAATTTAATATCAAGCAAGGTAATCCAAGCGTGGAGGATGCAATGGATATCCTTGCAGATAAAATTCGCGATCTCCAAGAGTTGGGAATGAAGTCTATTATTTTGATTCATGGGTATGGCTCTAGTGGAGAAGGTGGTCGCATTAAACGAGCCATACACGAAGCGCTTGAGAGCAATCACCATGCAGACCGGGTTGAGGAGTATTTCTTCGGGGAAAACGTTCCTTATGGAAGCGCCGCCTTTCATGATTTGATGAAGAAGAGGCCGGGACTGAAGCGATATATACGGCATTTCAAGACCTCTAATGCTGGAATAACTGTATTACTTCTTGGGTCTAAGTATAGAAATGCTTAG
- a CDS encoding phage holin family protein — MSQENLLSSIKNLVATGASIAKTRLELLSVDVQIARVQFLQSFVMIVSALFFLFFGLLMLALLIVIYNWESDRLMALSLLAGAFLSIGMILAALVIQSLRTMPKLFEASIAELAKDTEALNR, encoded by the coding sequence ATGTCCCAAGAAAACTTACTGTCCTCTATAAAAAATCTGGTAGCTACTGGCGCGTCAATTGCAAAAACGCGCTTAGAGCTTCTGTCAGTCGATGTGCAAATCGCCAGGGTTCAATTTCTGCAGTCATTTGTCATGATCGTATCCGCATTATTTTTTCTGTTCTTTGGGTTGTTGATGCTTGCGCTCTTGATTGTTATCTACAATTGGGAGTCTGACCGATTGATGGCACTTAGTTTGCTTGCTGGTGCTTTTCTATCCATTGGCATGATCTTGGCCGCTTTGGTTATTCAGTCATTGCGAACCATGCCTAAATTGTTTGAGGCATCAATTGCTGAGCTTGCAAAAGATACTGAAGCGCTAAATCGTTAA
- a CDS encoding phasin family protein codes for MFQNQLNDQIAQAQAKAVENAKHLAQVAVESAQELAEINQAAAKDALAAAQDASSQLLAIKDAQQLAKLAQPEAAQEAAKYAAAYQAKVSKVVRNGNKEVAQVVDASIDDARDDLVKFVKEATKSAPAGSEAFVSAFKTAFEASIQQFDQVRATATDAFANFEKNVDAALASLQGKYAVAKPAAKSRKAA; via the coding sequence ATGTTCCAAAATCAATTAAACGATCAAATCGCTCAAGCTCAAGCTAAAGCTGTTGAGAATGCTAAACATTTGGCACAAGTAGCTGTTGAAAGTGCTCAAGAATTGGCAGAAATCAACCAAGCTGCTGCTAAAGATGCATTGGCTGCTGCTCAAGATGCTAGCTCACAGTTGTTGGCTATCAAAGATGCTCAACAATTAGCTAAGTTGGCTCAGCCTGAAGCTGCTCAAGAAGCTGCTAAGTATGCTGCTGCTTATCAAGCTAAAGTTAGCAAAGTTGTTCGTAACGGCAACAAAGAAGTAGCTCAAGTTGTTGATGCTTCTATTGATGATGCTCGTGATGATTTAGTTAAGTTTGTTAAAGAAGCTACTAAATCTGCTCCTGCTGGTTCTGAGGCTTTTGTATCTGCATTCAAAACTGCATTCGAAGCTTCTATTCAACAGTTTGACCAAGTACGTGCAACTGCTACTGATGCATTCGCTAACTTTGAAAAGAATGTTGACGCTGCATTGGCTAGCCTCCAGGGCAAATATGCTGTAGCAAAGCCTGCTGCAAAAAGCCGTAAAGCTGCTTAA
- a CDS encoding YqjK-like family protein, with protein MSQKLKDLLDRRSELQMQSQKERLDMAHHFEPWQKPLSWADKGIDAFHFVRDNPLLWTSAFAALAHYKPKWASKVLALGWGALKVLKTAKKLV; from the coding sequence ATGAGTCAAAAGCTGAAAGATTTATTGGACAGACGCTCTGAATTGCAAATGCAATCCCAAAAAGAGCGACTTGATATGGCGCATCATTTTGAACCATGGCAAAAGCCTTTATCTTGGGCTGATAAGGGCATCGATGCATTTCATTTTGTAAGGGACAATCCTTTGTTATGGACCAGCGCTTTTGCAGCACTGGCCCATTACAAGCCTAAGTGGGCCAGTAAGGTGTTGGCTCTTGGATGGGGTGCCCTAAAGGTATTAAAAACTGCTAAAAAATTAGTTTAG
- a CDS encoding AMP-binding protein, which produces MSNSKPWVKNYPPGVDPEIGPLEYSSLAEFFEFCFDQFGNRHIAVSMGKSFTYQEIDRLSKDFASYLQSLNLEKGARIALMYPNVIEYLIAMIGVLRAGYVVVNINPLYTARELKEQLLDSGGAVIVLMENFAHIYEQIADSVRVGTVIVSSPGELLGMKGHLVDWVARNVKKMIPKWNVNHIRFKEVLAIGQRRVFQKPSINLNDIAFLQYTGGTTGVSKGAVLLHKNILSNLAQIKMWLNPGLKNEDQQLQFLCALPMTHIFALTACAFLGIAKGAMLILVANPRDIDGFIKLLIKHPKINIFPGVNTLFHALIHRPEFKKVKFSNLLVTIGGGMAVHRKTADHWQALTGCPIAQGYGLSETSPVVCVNSPLENHFTGHIGPPMPSTDVVILDEDEVQVPDGTPGEICIKGPQVMAGYWNKPDETANCMTSDGYFKSGDIGLITESGHIQIVDRKKDMIVVAGFKVFPNDVEDILSRMPGVRECAVIGVPHRKLGEIVKAYIVRSDHHLTEADVLQYCKESLTSYKRPRKVVFVNDLPKSNVGKILRRELRNL; this is translated from the coding sequence ATGAGCAATTCAAAACCTTGGGTTAAAAATTATCCTCCAGGCGTAGATCCAGAAATCGGTCCCCTGGAGTATTCATCTTTAGCCGAGTTTTTTGAGTTTTGCTTTGACCAGTTTGGTAATCGACATATAGCCGTGTCGATGGGTAAGTCGTTTACATACCAAGAGATTGATCGGCTATCTAAAGACTTCGCATCCTATTTGCAGAGCTTGAACCTTGAGAAGGGCGCTCGCATCGCCTTAATGTATCCAAATGTAATTGAATATTTGATTGCGATGATTGGTGTTCTGCGTGCTGGTTATGTCGTGGTGAACATTAATCCTCTGTATACAGCGCGAGAACTTAAAGAGCAATTACTCGATAGCGGGGGCGCCGTTATTGTCTTGATGGAAAATTTTGCTCATATCTATGAGCAAATTGCTGATTCAGTCCGTGTGGGCACTGTGATTGTCAGTAGCCCTGGTGAATTATTGGGCATGAAAGGGCATCTTGTTGATTGGGTGGCGCGCAATGTGAAAAAAATGATTCCGAAATGGAACGTTAATCACATTAGATTTAAAGAGGTGCTTGCAATTGGTCAAAGAAGGGTGTTTCAGAAGCCCTCCATTAACTTGAACGATATAGCCTTTTTACAGTACACCGGGGGTACTACCGGGGTCTCTAAAGGCGCCGTGCTGCTTCATAAAAATATTCTATCTAATTTAGCACAAATAAAGATGTGGTTGAATCCTGGGCTCAAGAATGAAGACCAACAACTACAGTTCTTGTGTGCGCTGCCAATGACACACATATTTGCTTTAACTGCCTGTGCTTTTCTGGGAATCGCTAAAGGTGCCATGCTCATTCTGGTTGCCAACCCTCGAGATATTGATGGCTTTATCAAGTTACTTATCAAGCACCCCAAAATTAATATCTTTCCTGGTGTGAACACTTTATTCCATGCACTAATACATCGTCCAGAATTTAAAAAGGTTAAGTTTTCCAATTTATTGGTGACTATCGGTGGCGGTATGGCTGTTCATCGAAAAACAGCCGATCATTGGCAAGCCCTTACTGGATGCCCAATCGCACAAGGCTATGGCTTATCAGAAACCTCACCGGTAGTCTGCGTCAACAGTCCTTTAGAAAATCATTTCACGGGGCATATTGGCCCTCCCATGCCAAGCACGGATGTGGTTATTCTCGATGAAGATGAGGTTCAGGTTCCAGATGGCACCCCTGGAGAAATTTGCATTAAAGGTCCTCAAGTCATGGCTGGCTATTGGAATAAGCCAGACGAAACGGCAAACTGCATGACCTCAGATGGCTACTTTAAATCTGGGGATATTGGTTTGATCACTGAAAGTGGCCACATTCAAATCGTAGATCGCAAAAAGGACATGATTGTGGTCGCAGGATTTAAAGTATTCCCAAATGATGTCGAAGATATATTGTCACGCATGCCTGGAGTGCGAGAGTGTGCAGTCATTGGTGTGCCTCATCGCAAACTTGGGGAGATAGTCAAAGCATATATCGTGAGGTCTGATCATCATCTGACCGAAGCGGATGTTTTGCAGTATTGCAAAGAGTCTCTAACCAGTTATAAGAGACCTAGAAAAGTTGTATTTGTAAATGATCTTCCTAAATCAAATGTTGGGAAGATATTGCGCCGAGAACTGCGCAATCTTTAG
- a CDS encoding DUF883 family protein — MTAKKSEHADQLIEEFKSLVVDAEALIKATHDNPSETIANLRDKALETISGAKEKIASLEGGLADKAKDVAAGADEFVHRNPWEAIGVAAGLGILIGLLIRRR; from the coding sequence ATGACAGCAAAAAAATCTGAACACGCGGATCAACTTATTGAGGAGTTTAAATCCCTAGTAGTTGATGCCGAAGCTTTAATTAAGGCAACCCACGATAATCCTAGCGAAACGATCGCAAACTTACGCGATAAGGCTTTAGAAACAATTTCAGGCGCCAAGGAAAAAATTGCAAGTCTAGAGGGAGGTCTGGCTGATAAGGCTAAGGATGTAGCAGCTGGAGCCGACGAGTTTGTGCATCGTAATCCATGGGAGGCTATTGGTGTGGCTGCTGGGTTAGGCATATTGATTGGTCTATTAATCCGTCGACGCTAA